A single genomic interval of Methyloceanibacter caenitepidi harbors:
- a CDS encoding L,D-transpeptidase family protein yields MKRPKPIIVRRAPGRPTEARVQLAHGVRRAALGRGGIKSLKREGDGGTPTGPLPVRRVFYRADRLLRPRTAFPLKVIGPRDGWCDDPSDRNYNRPVRIPYGPSTESMLRDDALYDIVLVLGHNDRPRLRGRGSAIFCHLARPGYTPTEGCIAFSLRDLRAVLAELRPGGRILVVP; encoded by the coding sequence GTGAAACGGCCCAAGCCCATCATTGTCCGCCGTGCACCGGGACGGCCGACGGAGGCGCGGGTGCAGCTCGCCCACGGTGTCCGTCGGGCGGCATTGGGGAGAGGCGGCATCAAGTCCCTCAAACGCGAAGGAGACGGCGGCACGCCGACCGGGCCGCTGCCCGTGCGCCGCGTGTTCTACCGGGCGGACCGGCTCTTGCGTCCGCGCACCGCGTTTCCGCTCAAGGTGATCGGCCCGCGCGACGGCTGGTGCGACGACCCTTCAGACAGGAACTACAACCGGCCCGTCCGCATTCCCTACGGCCCGAGCACCGAATCGATGCTGCGCGACGACGCGCTCTACGACATCGTGCTGGTTCTGGGACACAACGACCGGCCGAGACTCCGGGGACGCGGCAGCGCGATCTTCTGCCACCTCGCACGGCCCGGCTATACGCCAACCGAAGGCTGCATCGCCTTCTCGCTGCGGGATCTGCGGGCGGTGCTGGCCGAGTTGCGTCCCGGGGGCCGCATCCTCGTCGTGCCGTAG
- the leuS gene encoding leucine--tRNA ligase has product MAADRYDAPAREKHWQKAWDDKGLFEAQDDGARPKYYVLEMFPYPSGRIHMGHVRNYTMGDVVARFMRARGYNVLHPMGWDAFGLPAENAAIERGVHPGKWTYDNIATMRGQLKSMGLSLDWSREIATCDLEYYHQQQKLFLDMLAAGLVDRKTRKVNWDPVDNTVLANEQVIDGRGWRSGALVEQREQPEWVFKITDYAQDLLDALETLERWPDKVRLMQANWIGRSEGLLLKFETMAGSSPKGFETVEVFTTRPDTLFGASFVAIAPDHALAQAIASSNPDARAFVEECQRHGTSAAEIETLEKKGFDTGVRVAHPVIEGAELPVYIANFILMEYGTGAIFGCPAHDQRDLEFARAYGLPVLPVVLPPGADPKTFEIGNEAYTGDGTLFNSDFLDGLAVVDAKNAMADRLEAREIGGAPQGVRKTQFRLRDWGISRQRYWGCPIPMIHCETCGLVPVPDEDLPVKLPEDVTFDVPGNPLDRHPTWKNVTCPSCGGAATRETDTMDTFVDSSWYFARFCSPRANVPTDTNAVGYWLPVDQYIGGVEHAILHLLYARFFTRAMHKTGHVALDEPFKGLFTQGMVTHETYKDENGKWLFPEDVATRDGKSVHVSTGAPVTVGAVESMSKSKKNVVDPDSIIGTYGADTARWFMLSDTPPERDIEWTTGGVDGAHRFLQRIWRLAGEAALTGTAAGTACPANLDDDALALRRATHKTIAAVTSAVERLRFNSAVAQIYELAGTLSSALQAEAPTEGSKFAIREAAEALVRLAAPMVPHLAEECWKILGNQGLVAEQAWPEADSSLLTEDTVTIAVQVNGKRRGELTIARDAAKEDIEAAALALAPVARAIEGREIRKIVVVPQRIVNVVA; this is encoded by the coding sequence ATGGCCGCGGACCGCTACGACGCGCCGGCACGTGAAAAGCATTGGCAGAAGGCCTGGGACGATAAGGGCCTGTTCGAGGCGCAGGACGACGGAGCGCGCCCAAAATACTACGTGCTCGAGATGTTTCCGTACCCGTCGGGCCGGATCCATATGGGCCATGTGCGCAACTACACGATGGGCGACGTGGTCGCCCGCTTCATGCGCGCGCGCGGTTACAACGTGCTGCACCCCATGGGCTGGGACGCGTTCGGCCTTCCAGCCGAAAACGCCGCCATCGAGCGCGGCGTCCATCCGGGCAAGTGGACCTACGACAATATCGCGACCATGCGCGGCCAGCTGAAGAGCATGGGCCTGTCGCTGGATTGGTCGCGGGAGATCGCCACCTGCGATCTGGAATACTACCACCAGCAGCAGAAGCTCTTTCTCGACATGCTCGCGGCAGGCCTCGTCGACCGCAAGACGCGCAAGGTGAATTGGGACCCGGTCGACAACACGGTGCTTGCGAACGAGCAGGTCATCGACGGACGCGGCTGGCGTTCCGGTGCGCTGGTGGAGCAGCGAGAGCAGCCGGAATGGGTCTTCAAGATCACGGACTACGCCCAGGATCTGTTGGACGCGCTCGAGACGCTCGAGCGCTGGCCGGACAAAGTGCGCCTGATGCAGGCGAACTGGATCGGCCGGTCTGAAGGCTTGCTCCTCAAGTTCGAGACCATGGCGGGGAGCAGCCCGAAGGGCTTCGAGACCGTCGAGGTCTTCACCACCCGTCCCGATACGCTCTTCGGCGCATCTTTCGTGGCGATCGCGCCCGACCACGCGCTTGCGCAGGCCATCGCCTCGTCAAATCCGGATGCGCGCGCCTTCGTCGAGGAATGCCAAAGGCACGGCACGAGTGCGGCGGAAATCGAGACGCTGGAGAAGAAGGGCTTCGACACCGGCGTGCGGGTTGCCCATCCGGTGATAGAAGGCGCCGAGCTGCCGGTCTACATCGCCAACTTCATTCTCATGGAGTACGGCACCGGCGCCATTTTCGGCTGCCCGGCGCACGACCAACGCGACCTGGAATTCGCCCGGGCCTATGGACTGCCGGTGCTGCCGGTCGTGCTGCCGCCCGGCGCGGACCCCAAAACGTTCGAGATCGGCAACGAGGCCTACACGGGCGACGGGACTTTGTTCAATTCGGACTTCCTCGATGGCCTGGCCGTGGTCGACGCGAAGAACGCCATGGCGGATCGTCTGGAAGCGCGCGAGATCGGCGGGGCGCCGCAAGGGGTACGTAAGACGCAATTCCGCTTGCGCGACTGGGGTATCTCCCGCCAGCGCTATTGGGGCTGTCCCATTCCCATGATCCATTGCGAGACGTGCGGGCTCGTGCCGGTGCCGGACGAGGACCTGCCCGTCAAGCTGCCCGAGGACGTGACCTTCGACGTGCCGGGCAATCCGCTCGACCGGCATCCCACCTGGAAGAACGTGACCTGTCCCAGTTGCGGCGGAGCCGCGACGCGCGAGACCGACACCATGGACACGTTCGTGGATTCATCCTGGTACTTCGCGCGGTTCTGTTCGCCGCGGGCCAATGTGCCGACGGACACGAACGCGGTCGGCTATTGGCTCCCCGTTGACCAGTACATCGGCGGCGTCGAGCACGCGATTCTGCATCTGCTCTATGCGCGCTTTTTCACGCGCGCCATGCACAAGACGGGACACGTGGCGCTGGACGAGCCCTTCAAAGGTCTGTTTACCCAGGGCATGGTCACCCACGAGACCTACAAGGACGAGAACGGCAAATGGCTGTTCCCGGAGGACGTCGCCACGCGCGACGGAAAATCCGTACACGTCTCAACCGGCGCGCCCGTGACGGTCGGCGCGGTCGAATCGATGTCGAAGTCGAAGAAGAACGTGGTCGATCCGGACAGCATCATCGGAACCTACGGCGCCGATACGGCCCGCTGGTTCATGCTCTCCGACACCCCGCCCGAGCGCGATATCGAGTGGACCACGGGCGGCGTCGACGGCGCCCACCGCTTCCTGCAGCGCATCTGGCGTCTCGCCGGCGAGGCCGCGCTGACGGGCACTGCCGCCGGAACCGCTTGTCCGGCGAACTTGGACGACGATGCCCTGGCCTTGCGCCGGGCGACCCACAAGACCATCGCTGCGGTCACGAGCGCCGTCGAACGGCTCCGATTCAACTCGGCCGTGGCGCAGATCTACGAGCTGGCCGGTACGCTTTCCTCGGCGCTGCAGGCCGAAGCCCCGACCGAGGGGTCGAAATTCGCGATTCGCGAGGCTGCCGAGGCTCTGGTGCGGCTGGCGGCGCCGATGGTGCCGCATTTGGCCGAGGAATGCTGGAAAATTCTGGGAAATCAAGGACTTGTAGCAGAGCAGGCCTGGCCTGAAGCCGATTCCTCGTTGCTGACCGAAGATACGGTCACCATCGCCGTCCAGGTCAACGGCAAGAGGCGAGGCGAATTGACGATTGCGCGCGACGCCGCGAAAGAAGATATTGAGGCTGCGGCGCTTGCGCTGGCTCCGGTCGCGCGCGCCATTGAGGGACGGGAAATTCGGAAGATCGTGGTCGTACCACAGAGGATCGTCAATGTGGTCGCGTAG
- a CDS encoding P-II family nitrogen regulator, with protein MKLVMAIIKPFKLDEVRQALTELGLQGMTVTEVKGYGRQKGHTEIYRGAEYAVNFLPKIKIEVVVPAKMVDNAVDAIVAAAKTGQIGDGKIFVVPVEQTVRIRTGETNESAL; from the coding sequence ATGAAGCTGGTGATGGCAATCATCAAGCCATTCAAGCTCGACGAGGTGCGCCAAGCCCTCACAGAGCTTGGACTGCAAGGCATGACCGTTACCGAGGTCAAGGGATACGGACGGCAGAAAGGCCACACGGAAATCTACCGTGGCGCCGAGTACGCGGTGAACTTCCTACCGAAGATCAAGATCGAAGTCGTGGTGCCGGCCAAGATGGTCGACAACGCAGTGGATGCGATCGTCGCAGCCGCGAAGACCGGTCAGATCGGCGATGGCAAGATCTTCGTCGTTCCCGTCGAGCAAACGGTGCGCATTCGCACCGGCGAAACCAACGAATCTGCACTGTGA
- a CDS encoding YggS family pyridoxal phosphate-dependent enzyme, with protein MTTESHSAAEIPARLNLVREEIRLACEGADRPADAVELVAVSKTVPAAAIEDAIEAGQCVFGENRVQEAHAKWPALKELHAGIELHLIGPLQTNKVKDAVALFDVIQTVDRPKLARALAEEMERTGKRPGCFVQVNTGEEPQKAGVAPDDVAEFVELCRETFNLPIMGLMCIPPFDEEPAMHFALLAKLADELGLSDLSMGMSGDFETAIAFGATYVRVGTAIFGERVLLE; from the coding sequence ATGACCACAGAAAGCCACTCCGCCGCTGAAATTCCGGCCCGCCTGAATCTCGTTCGGGAGGAGATTCGTCTCGCCTGCGAGGGTGCGGACCGGCCTGCCGATGCCGTCGAACTGGTCGCCGTCAGCAAGACCGTGCCGGCTGCCGCGATCGAAGACGCCATCGAGGCGGGCCAGTGCGTCTTCGGCGAGAACCGTGTGCAGGAGGCGCATGCCAAGTGGCCCGCGCTGAAGGAGCTTCACGCCGGCATCGAACTCCATCTCATCGGGCCGCTGCAAACGAACAAGGTCAAGGACGCCGTTGCGCTCTTCGACGTCATCCAAACCGTGGACCGGCCGAAGCTAGCGCGAGCCCTCGCCGAGGAAATGGAGCGCACCGGCAAGCGGCCGGGCTGTTTTGTTCAGGTCAACACGGGCGAAGAGCCGCAAAAAGCCGGGGTGGCGCCGGACGATGTCGCAGAGTTCGTCGAGCTCTGCCGCGAGACCTTCAATTTGCCGATCATGGGATTGATGTGCATTCCCCCCTTCGACGAAGAACCCGCCATGCACTTCGCCTTGCTGGCCAAGCTGGCCGATGAGCTCGGCCTTTCTGATCTCAGCATGGGCATGAGCGGAGACTTCGAGACGGCAATCGCCTTTGGGGCGACCTATGTGCGGGTCGGCACGGCGATCTTCGGTGAACGCGTTCTGCTGGAATAG
- a CDS encoding exodeoxyribonuclease III translates to MRFRLATWNINSVRLRLDLVQRFVRAENPDVLCLQEIKCQEDQFPRAAFEAMGFPHIAVTGQKGYHGVATVSKIPLVKMDRLDLCGDGHARHVSVVIDDGLIGHKPLTLHNFYIPAGGDIPDPAANDKFQHKLDFLDALTAWSAAHKTKAKNRMILVGDLNVAPLPTDVWSHKQLLKVVSHTPPETERMAKALASHDWIDVMRRHVPPEQSLFTWWSYRNRDWRVANRGRRLDHIWTTPALEGAAVAMRVLQETRDWERTSDHVPVISDFEIA, encoded by the coding sequence ATGCGTTTCAGATTGGCCACGTGGAATATCAACTCCGTTCGCCTTCGGCTCGACCTCGTCCAGCGCTTCGTGCGCGCCGAAAACCCGGACGTGCTCTGCCTCCAAGAGATCAAGTGCCAGGAGGACCAGTTTCCGCGTGCGGCCTTCGAGGCGATGGGCTTTCCGCATATCGCCGTGACCGGCCAGAAGGGCTATCACGGCGTGGCCACGGTCTCGAAGATTCCGCTCGTTAAGATGGACCGCTTGGATCTGTGCGGCGACGGGCATGCCCGCCACGTCTCGGTCGTGATCGACGACGGTCTGATTGGTCATAAGCCACTGACTTTACACAATTTTTACATACCCGCGGGCGGCGATATTCCCGATCCGGCCGCCAACGACAAGTTCCAGCACAAGCTCGATTTCCTCGATGCCCTGACCGCCTGGTCGGCCGCCCACAAAACCAAGGCCAAGAACCGCATGATCCTGGTCGGCGATCTGAATGTGGCGCCGCTGCCGACGGACGTGTGGTCCCACAAGCAGCTTCTGAAAGTGGTCAGCCACACGCCGCCCGAGACCGAACGGATGGCAAAGGCGCTCGCCTCGCACGACTGGATCGACGTGATGCGCCGCCATGTGCCTCCCGAGCAATCTCTGTTCACCTGGTGGAGCTATCGCAACCGAGATTGGCGCGTCGCCAACCGGGGGCGCCGCCTCGACCATATTTGGACGACGCCGGCCCTGGAGGGCGCGGCCGTCGCCATGCGGGTCCTGCAAGAGACGCGCGACTGGGAGCGCACGTCGGACCATGTGCCGGTGATATCGGATTTCGAGATCGCGTGA
- a CDS encoding LolA family protein, with protein sequence MTKGCAARAAAGLPIAFCLTMGLAYAEDSSTTVTKTPAQQPASHEALRPSIDQSVVPVESAAPVEEVVPPKIDEGADWQVAVEQAKGPTPLMGQQQAAAVSKINAYFNGMTSLEGNFNQTDASNNRSSGRFYVLRPGKIRFDYAPPSPLRIVADGHSLGIQDTSLKTVEKYPIKSTPFRLLLADTVDLGRDAKIVGVERDNGSLAITLEDRKGTAGHIRLLFKSGSALELEEWTITDAQGLTTRVTVDSLVRGRKKPPSFFTIKEKTNPFRMGG encoded by the coding sequence ATGACGAAAGGCTGCGCTGCACGAGCCGCCGCAGGTCTGCCGATTGCGTTCTGCCTGACCATGGGTCTGGCCTATGCTGAGGACTCCTCGACAACCGTCACCAAGACGCCCGCGCAACAGCCCGCATCTCATGAGGCTCTGCGTCCGAGCATCGACCAGAGCGTTGTTCCGGTCGAGAGCGCCGCGCCGGTCGAAGAGGTCGTGCCTCCCAAGATCGACGAGGGGGCCGACTGGCAGGTCGCGGTGGAGCAGGCCAAGGGACCGACACCTTTGATGGGGCAGCAGCAGGCTGCGGCGGTCAGCAAGATCAACGCCTACTTCAACGGCATGACTAGCCTTGAGGGCAATTTCAATCAGACGGACGCCAGCAACAATCGCTCTTCCGGGCGGTTTTACGTGCTTCGTCCCGGCAAGATCCGCTTCGACTACGCACCGCCGAGCCCGTTGCGCATTGTCGCCGACGGCCATTCGCTCGGCATTCAGGATACGAGCCTGAAGACGGTCGAGAAGTATCCCATCAAGTCGACCCCGTTCCGACTGCTGCTGGCCGACACGGTCGATCTTGGCCGGGATGCCAAGATTGTCGGGGTCGAACGGGATAACGGGAGCCTCGCGATCACGCTCGAAGACCGCAAGGGCACTGCCGGCCATATCCGGCTCCTGTTCAAGTCCGGCAGCGCCCTGGAGCTGGAGGAGTGGACCATCACCGACGCGCAGGGCCTGACCACGCGCGTCACCGTCGACAGTCTCGTCCGGGGGCGCAAGAAACCGCCCAGTTTCTTCACGATCAAGGAAAAGACCAACCCGTTTAGAATGGGCGGATAA
- a CDS encoding ammonium transporter yields MIVATAIVLMMSIPGLALFYGGLVRKKGVLAVLMQVFTIVCLMTLLWYIVGYSLAATDGGSLNAYIGGFDKMFLAGIGTDTLSGTIPESVFFMFQLTFAAITPALIVGAFADRMKFSAVCIFMCLWLIIVYVPVWHWVWGGGFLSEDGVLDFAGGTVVHINAGVAALVACIFLGKRVGYPNENMAPHNLVLSVIGASLLWVGWFGFNAGSALGANGGAGMAMLATQVATAAAALAWMFVEWLVHKKPSVLGIISGAVAGLVAITPACGFVDGWGALWIGIAAGVICFFMSTAVKKALGYDDSLDVWGIHGVGGIVGAILTGVFAVEAIGGTAGLLEGNPGQVLTQLWGIVATIVWCGIATFVILIVTNILVGLRVSEPVEIEGLDINLHGETVQ; encoded by the coding sequence ATGATCGTCGCCACGGCTATCGTGCTGATGATGTCCATCCCCGGTCTCGCCCTGTTCTACGGCGGTCTCGTCCGGAAGAAGGGCGTCCTGGCTGTTCTCATGCAGGTGTTTACGATCGTCTGCTTGATGACGCTGCTGTGGTACATCGTCGGCTACTCGCTGGCGGCAACCGACGGCGGTTCGCTGAACGCGTATATCGGCGGCTTCGACAAGATGTTCCTTGCCGGGATCGGCACGGACACGCTGAGCGGCACGATTCCCGAATCGGTGTTCTTCATGTTCCAACTCACCTTCGCGGCCATTACCCCGGCCCTGATAGTGGGTGCTTTTGCGGACCGCATGAAGTTCTCCGCCGTGTGCATCTTCATGTGCCTGTGGCTGATCATCGTCTATGTGCCGGTTTGGCACTGGGTCTGGGGCGGCGGCTTCCTTTCGGAAGATGGCGTTCTCGACTTCGCTGGCGGTACGGTCGTTCACATCAATGCCGGTGTTGCCGCTCTCGTGGCGTGTATCTTCCTCGGCAAGCGCGTGGGCTACCCGAACGAGAACATGGCACCGCATAATCTGGTGCTCAGCGTGATCGGTGCTTCTCTGCTGTGGGTTGGCTGGTTCGGCTTCAACGCCGGTTCGGCTCTCGGTGCCAATGGCGGCGCCGGCATGGCCATGCTCGCGACGCAGGTCGCCACGGCAGCTGCGGCTCTTGCGTGGATGTTCGTCGAATGGCTCGTCCACAAGAAGCCGTCCGTACTCGGTATCATCTCCGGTGCCGTTGCGGGCCTCGTGGCCATTACCCCGGCTTGCGGCTTCGTCGATGGTTGGGGCGCACTCTGGATCGGTATTGCCGCCGGCGTGATCTGCTTCTTCATGTCGACTGCCGTGAAGAAGGCGCTTGGCTATGACGACTCGCTCGACGTCTGGGGCATCCACGGCGTTGGCGGTATCGTCGGCGCCATCCTCACCGGCGTCTTCGCCGTTGAGGCGATCGGCGGTACGGCCGGCCTGCTCGAGGGGAACCCCGGCCAGGTGCTGACCCAGCTTTGGGGCATCGTCGCCACCATCGTGTGGTGCGGTATCGCGACCTTCGTGATCCTGATCGTCACCAACATTCTGGTGGGTCTCCGGGTCAGCGAGCCGGTCGAGATCGAGGGCCTGGACATCAACCTTCACGGTGAGACCGTCCAATAA
- a CDS encoding aminotransferase class I/II-fold pyridoxal phosphate-dependent enzyme, with protein MSNTEAFSETALDVLIRSPFARLNALLEGIPPGADPILFSLGEPHTALPSFVQPVLDEHIASFGKYPPIRGIPELRHAISSWLARRYPALDGVVDPERHVLPLNGSREGLFSAIFPALARKPEVADPAVLIPNPFYQVYAAASAVAGAEPIFLRSGAETGFLPDLDKVDVGLLRRTVALYLCSPSNPEGAVASRDYLEKAIRLARTHDFLLCADECYSEIYTEKSPAGALEVAQAATGSLANVVSFQSLSKRSGLPGLRSGFVAGDSAFLAAFERFRNVACPQVPLPIQYVSAAAWADETHVEQARAFYRANFEAAEAILQGRYGYARPEGGFFLWLNLADFGGGEKAAKTLWKGCGVKVLPGTYLTKSQDGQADQGRDYVRLALVHDAETTRDGLARIVATLG; from the coding sequence ATGTCCAACACTGAAGCTTTCTCTGAAACCGCTCTCGACGTTCTGATCCGCTCGCCCTTTGCGCGCCTGAACGCGCTGCTGGAGGGCATACCTCCCGGGGCCGATCCGATTCTGTTCTCGCTGGGAGAACCTCACACGGCGCTGCCCTCTTTCGTGCAGCCCGTGCTGGACGAGCACATCGCGTCGTTCGGAAAATACCCGCCCATTCGCGGCATACCTGAACTGCGGCACGCCATCTCAAGCTGGCTCGCGCGCCGTTACCCCGCGCTCGACGGCGTGGTGGACCCGGAACGGCATGTGCTGCCGCTCAACGGTTCGCGCGAGGGACTCTTCTCTGCAATTTTCCCGGCCTTAGCGCGAAAGCCGGAGGTTGCAGACCCGGCGGTCCTCATTCCGAACCCCTTCTATCAGGTCTATGCGGCTGCCTCCGCAGTTGCGGGCGCCGAGCCGATCTTTCTGAGATCCGGCGCCGAGACGGGGTTTCTGCCCGATCTCGACAAGGTGGACGTGGGGCTCCTCCGGCGGACGGTGGCGCTGTATCTGTGCTCGCCCTCGAACCCCGAAGGCGCGGTGGCGTCCCGCGACTATCTCGAGAAGGCGATTCGCCTCGCCCGCACCCACGATTTCCTGCTCTGCGCCGACGAATGCTATTCGGAGATCTACACCGAGAAGTCGCCTGCCGGGGCCTTGGAGGTGGCGCAAGCAGCCACGGGCAGCCTCGCCAACGTTGTTTCCTTCCAGTCCCTCTCAAAGCGCTCCGGGCTTCCCGGCCTGCGGTCGGGATTTGTCGCGGGCGACTCGGCGTTTCTGGCGGCTTTCGAGCGATTCCGGAACGTCGCCTGTCCGCAGGTTCCCCTGCCGATCCAATACGTTTCCGCAGCCGCGTGGGCCGATGAGACCCATGTGGAGCAGGCACGCGCCTTCTACCGCGCCAATTTCGAGGCTGCAGAGGCCATCCTTCAGGGCCGATACGGCTATGCCCGGCCGGAGGGCGGCTTTTTTCTTTGGCTGAATCTGGCCGATTTCGGGGGTGGCGAGAAGGCCGCGAAAACCCTTTGGAAAGGATGTGGCGTCAAAGTTCTCCCCGGGACCTATCTCACGAAGTCGCAAGACGGCCAGGCCGATCAGGGCCGGGACTACGTCCGCCTTGCGCTCGTGCACGACGCGGAGACTACGCGCGACGGCCTTGCGCGGATCGTCGCCACATTGGGTTAG
- the tesB gene encoding acyl-CoA thioesterase II: protein MSAAVDQLLSILDLEPLEHNLYRGLSPQIGWQRVFGGQVIGQALVAAQRTVEDRGAHSLHAYFLRAGDPAVPIIYEVDRLRDGKSFSTRHVVAIQHGHPIFSMSASFQREEKGLEHQMPMPDVPPPEEVPSEEALAETLMDRMPPPAKAYWQAERPIEMRPVDLSRYLSPQKRDPGQYIWIRASGSLADDPALHQCVLAYASDFTLLDTALVAHGRFVFDPSLMLASLDHALWFHRPFRADEWLLYAQDSPISGAARAFCRGTFYTRDGLLVASTAQEGLVRERLPSK, encoded by the coding sequence ATGAGCGCTGCCGTCGACCAACTCCTGTCCATCCTCGATCTCGAACCCCTGGAGCACAATCTGTACCGGGGCCTCAGCCCGCAGATCGGATGGCAGCGGGTGTTCGGCGGCCAGGTCATCGGCCAGGCCCTCGTCGCCGCCCAGCGGACCGTCGAGGACCGGGGGGCGCATTCGCTCCATGCCTATTTTTTGCGCGCCGGCGATCCGGCCGTACCGATCATCTACGAGGTGGACCGACTGCGGGACGGCAAGAGCTTTTCGACCCGGCATGTTGTGGCGATCCAGCACGGCCACCCGATCTTTTCCATGTCGGCGTCGTTTCAGCGGGAAGAAAAGGGTCTCGAACACCAGATGCCGATGCCCGACGTGCCGCCCCCCGAGGAGGTCCCGAGCGAGGAGGCGCTGGCCGAGACGCTGATGGATCGCATGCCCCCTCCGGCCAAGGCCTATTGGCAGGCCGAGCGTCCGATCGAGATGCGCCCCGTTGATCTGTCGCGTTATTTGTCGCCGCAGAAGCGCGACCCGGGCCAGTACATCTGGATCCGGGCAAGCGGCTCCTTGGCCGACGACCCGGCCTTGCATCAGTGCGTCCTCGCCTATGCCTCGGATTTCACCCTTTTAGATACGGCCCTGGTTGCCCATGGCCGGTTCGTCTTCGACCCAAGCCTGATGCTCGCAAGCCTAGACCACGCCTTGTGGTTTCACCGGCCGTTCCGGGCGGACGAATGGTTGCTCTACGCTCAAGACAGCCCGATCTCGGGCGCCGCGCGCGCATTTTGCCGGGGGACCTTCTACACGCGCGACGGGCTGCTGGTCGCCTCGACCGCCCAGGAGGGGCTTGTGCGCGAACGCCTGCCGTCCAAATAG
- a CDS encoding response regulator transcription factor → MSNARKILIIDDDDELRESLSEQLSLHEEFETELASTAQDGLKLARNGHVDLVLLDVGLPDLDGREACKLLRRGGFKGPIIMLTGQSSDADTILGLESGANDYVTKPFRLGVLLARIRAQLRQHEQSEDAVFTIGPYTFKPASKLLLEADGGKKIRLTEKETSILKYLYRAGERVVTRDVLLHEVWGYNAGVTTHTLETHIYRLRQKIEKDPSQAELLITETGGYKLVP, encoded by the coding sequence ATGAGCAATGCGCGCAAGATTCTCATCATCGACGACGACGATGAGCTGCGCGAGTCCTTGAGCGAGCAGCTGTCTCTACATGAAGAGTTCGAAACCGAACTCGCATCGACAGCGCAGGACGGACTCAAGCTTGCCCGCAACGGTCACGTGGATTTGGTCCTGCTGGACGTGGGGCTGCCGGATCTCGACGGCCGCGAAGCCTGCAAACTCCTGCGGCGCGGCGGGTTCAAGGGACCGATCATCATGCTGACGGGCCAGAGTTCCGACGCCGATACCATCCTGGGTCTCGAGTCGGGCGCGAACGACTATGTCACCAAGCCGTTCCGGCTCGGAGTCCTTCTGGCACGCATTCGGGCGCAGCTCCGGCAGCATGAGCAAAGCGAGGACGCGGTCTTCACCATCGGGCCGTACACGTTCAAGCCTGCCTCGAAGCTGCTGCTGGAGGCCGATGGCGGCAAGAAGATCCGGCTTACCGAGAAAGAGACGTCCATCCTCAAATATCTCTATCGCGCCGGAGAACGGGTGGTGACGCGCGACGTCCTGCTGCACGAGGTCTGGGGCTACAATGCCGGGGTCACGACCCACACGCTCGAGACCCACATCTACCGTCTGCGCCAGAAGATCGAGAAAGATCCGTCCCAGGCCGAGCTCCTGATCACCGAGACGGGCGGCTACAAGCTCGTTCCCTGA